The following proteins are encoded in a genomic region of Leifsonia psychrotolerans:
- a CDS encoding 50S ribosomal protein L25/general stress protein Ctc — MANDNKVSAELREKFGKGAARKLRVLGKIPAVIYGHGTDPVHVALPAHAMTLLLRKANQVLEIDLDGTTHLGLVKDVQKDPVRQIIEHIDLIVIRKGEKVEVEVPVHLTGDVFPGNNVDVETKTLRLLVEATHIPENVVIDVSGLDDGAQVHAKDVTLPAGAVLADSSDLLMVNVYAPRGEAEDEAPAAE; from the coding sequence ATGGCTAACGACAATAAGGTTTCCGCAGAGCTGCGCGAGAAGTTCGGCAAGGGCGCTGCCCGCAAGCTGCGCGTTCTGGGCAAGATCCCCGCCGTGATCTACGGCCACGGCACCGACCCGGTTCACGTTGCACTTCCGGCACACGCGATGACCCTGCTGCTGCGTAAGGCGAACCAGGTTCTCGAGATCGACCTCGACGGCACCACGCACCTCGGCCTGGTCAAGGACGTGCAGAAGGACCCCGTGCGCCAGATCATCGAGCACATCGACCTCATCGTCATCCGCAAGGGCGAAAAGGTTGAGGTTGAAGTTCCGGTTCACCTCACGGGTGATGTTTTCCCGGGCAACAACGTCGACGTTGAGACCAAGACTCTGCGTCTGCTCGTCGAGGCAACGCACATTCCCGAGAACGTCGTCATCGATGTGTCGGGCCTTGACGACGGTGCTCAGGTTCACGCCAAGGATGTCACGCTGCCCGCCGGTGCCGTGCTGGCCGACTCGTCCGACCTGCTCATGGTCAACGTTTACGCGCCGCGTGGCGAGGCTGAAGACGAAGCTCCGGCTGCCGAGTAG
- a CDS encoding FadR/GntR family transcriptional regulator, translated as MPSSLHSRVIDDVGLAVIDGRTPAGTVLHSDDLARSQGVSRSVVREVVRVLAAMGLVESVKRIGIRVLPAARWNVYDPTVIRWRLSGAGKGAQLRSLSELRSSVEPMAAELAAQHCPAAASAELMAVAAQMRTAGRAGDLAHFLELDILFHRLVLHGSGNEMFARLDEPIAAVLSGRTELGLMPTNPHETALQWHVDVADAIQGGHPAKARAAMELIMRRTISEVEPSWADTPRPYSA; from the coding sequence ATGCCGTCAAGCCTGCACTCCCGAGTCATCGATGACGTCGGTCTCGCCGTCATCGACGGCCGAACTCCGGCTGGCACGGTGCTGCACTCCGATGACCTGGCCCGCAGTCAGGGCGTCAGCCGCTCGGTCGTGCGCGAGGTTGTGCGCGTGCTCGCCGCGATGGGCTTGGTTGAATCGGTCAAGCGCATCGGAATTCGAGTGCTCCCCGCCGCGCGGTGGAATGTGTACGACCCCACCGTGATCCGCTGGCGCCTGTCCGGGGCCGGCAAGGGCGCGCAGCTGAGATCGCTGAGCGAATTGCGCTCGTCGGTGGAACCCATGGCGGCCGAGCTCGCCGCACAGCACTGTCCAGCCGCCGCCTCCGCCGAACTCATGGCTGTCGCCGCTCAGATGCGCACGGCCGGTCGCGCCGGTGACCTGGCCCACTTTCTCGAACTCGACATCCTCTTTCATCGTCTCGTACTGCACGGCTCCGGTAACGAGATGTTTGCGCGCCTCGACGAGCCGATCGCCGCAGTGTTGTCGGGTCGCACCGAACTCGGACTCATGCCCACAAACCCGCATGAAACCGCACTGCAATGGCACGTCGATGTGGCGGATGCGATTCAGGGCGGGCATCCGGCGAAGGCGCGTGCCGCGATGGAATTGATCATGCGCCGCACGATATCCGAGGTCGAGCCGAGTTGGGCAGACACACCGCGCCCGTATTCGGCGTAG